From the genome of Spirosomataceae bacterium TFI 002, one region includes:
- a CDS encoding Kef-type potassium/proton antiporter accessory protein, CPA2 family: MKKILVLFSHPKFEKSRANAVLVDHIINMEGVTFHDLYEKYPDFHIDVDAEKELLNKHDIIIWHHPFYWYSCPPLMKQWIDLVLEFGWAYGPGGIALQNKICLNVITTGGSRELYCSKGTNSFSVNEFLRPFEQTANLCGMTYFPPFALMGTHLLADTELEEHGVQYAKLIALLQNNLTLGEFTGCAFLNDIPQLKSS; encoded by the coding sequence ATGAAAAAAATATTAGTTCTATTCTCACATCCAAAGTTTGAGAAATCACGTGCAAATGCTGTGCTCGTTGATCATATCATTAACATGGAAGGTGTAACATTTCACGATTTATACGAGAAATATCCCGACTTCCACATCGATGTTGATGCTGAAAAAGAACTACTAAATAAGCACGACATCATTATTTGGCACCACCCATTTTATTGGTACAGTTGCCCTCCATTGATGAAACAATGGATAGACTTGGTGCTGGAATTTGGCTGGGCATACGGTCCCGGAGGAATTGCTTTGCAAAATAAAATTTGTCTTAATGTAATTACAACTGGAGGCTCCAGAGAGCTTTACTGCTCCAAAGGAACCAACAGCTTTTCGGTAAACGAATTTTTGAGACCATTTGAGCAAACTGCCAATTTGTGTGGCATGACTTACTTTCCGCCTTTTGCATTAATGGGAACTCACTTATTGGCAGATACTGAGTTGGAAGAACATGGGGTTCAATATGCCAAATTGATAGCCTTGCTTCAAAATAATCTAACTCTTGGCGAGTTTACTGGCTGTGCTTTTCTTAATGATATACCTCAACTAAAATCGTCTTAA